From [Clostridium] symbiosum, a single genomic window includes:
- a CDS encoding zinc metallopeptidase, with protein sequence MYGYGYGYYNLFDPTMILVLIGVVLSMIASSKVQSTYAKYSRVRSMTGMTGAETVKRLLNSQGIYDVQVRKVAGSLTDHYDPRSKTVNLSESVYDSASVAAIGVAAHECGHAIQDNTEYVPLKVRGAIVPVVNIGTQLSWPMIILGIFIGGAGSPLVQIGILLFTLCVLFQLVTLPVEFNASSRAVKLLDETGILSGEEVGYTKNVLGAAALTYVAAAAGSILQLLRLLILFGGRRDDR encoded by the coding sequence ATGTACGGTTATGGATACGGATATTATAACCTGTTTGATCCGACAATGATACTTGTTTTAATTGGTGTTGTGCTTTCGATGATCGCTTCATCCAAAGTACAGAGCACCTATGCGAAATATTCCAGGGTCAGAAGCATGACCGGGATGACCGGCGCCGAGACGGTCAAACGTCTTTTAAATTCCCAGGGAATATACGACGTGCAGGTGCGAAAGGTGGCCGGCAGTCTGACGGACCACTATGATCCGAGGAGCAAGACGGTAAACCTGTCTGAATCGGTCTATGATTCGGCATCGGTTGCGGCAATCGGCGTGGCGGCCCATGAGTGCGGCCATGCAATCCAGGACAATACGGAATATGTTCCCTTAAAGGTCAGAGGAGCCATTGTTCCGGTTGTGAACATCGGCACCCAGCTTTCCTGGCCGATGATTATCCTGGGGATTTTCATTGGAGGCGCAGGTTCCCCGCTGGTGCAGATCGGCATCCTTCTGTTTACGCTCTGTGTTTTATTTCAGCTTGTAACGCTTCCCGTGGAATTCAACGCGTCCTCGCGCGCCGTAAAGCTTCTCGATGAGACGGGGATCCTTTCCGGGGAAGAGGTCGGATATACGAAAAATGTACTGGGCGCAGCCGCGCTCACCTATGTAGCGGCAGCCGCAGGCTCTATTTTACAGCTTCTGCGTCTGTTAATCCTGTTTGGAGGAAGAAGAGATGACCGTTAA
- the fmt gene encoding methionyl-tRNA formyltransferase produces the protein MRIVFMGTPDFAVPTLEALIRGGHRVEAVVTQPDKPKGRGKAVLMTPVKEKALEHGIPVYQPSRIKKDEEFFHILEEIAPDAIVVTAFGQILPERILNLPKYGCINVHASLLPKYRGSAPIQWAVINGDRESGVTTMMMDVGLDTGDMLERTVVTLDAKETGGSLFDRLSTAGGELILSTLEKAENGTLLRTRQPEEGACYAGMLDKALGKINWDMEAEAIERLIRGLNPWPSAYTSYEGKTLKFWDAEVVPCDDAKATPEAVNGQIVGVLKNSFLIKTGKGCLKINELQLEGKKRMDTGAFLRGYPVKEGTVLGE, from the coding sequence ATGAGAATTGTATTTATGGGTACGCCTGATTTTGCCGTCCCGACACTGGAGGCGCTGATCAGGGGAGGACACCGGGTGGAAGCCGTTGTAACCCAGCCCGACAAGCCGAAGGGCAGGGGAAAAGCAGTGCTCATGACTCCTGTGAAGGAGAAGGCGCTGGAACATGGGATACCTGTCTACCAGCCGTCCAGGATCAAGAAGGACGAAGAATTTTTCCACATCCTTGAGGAGATTGCTCCCGATGCGATTGTGGTGACCGCTTTTGGCCAGATCCTTCCCGAGAGAATCCTGAATCTCCCGAAATACGGCTGTATCAACGTCCATGCGTCTCTGCTTCCGAAGTACCGGGGCTCTGCGCCGATTCAATGGGCCGTAATCAACGGCGACCGTGAATCGGGCGTCACCACGATGATGATGGATGTGGGACTGGATACCGGCGATATGCTCGAGAGAACCGTTGTGACTCTGGATGCGAAGGAAACCGGAGGAAGCCTGTTTGACCGGCTCAGCACCGCGGGCGGGGAATTAATTCTCTCCACCCTCGAAAAGGCGGAGAACGGGACGCTTTTAAGGACCAGACAGCCGGAAGAGGGCGCCTGCTATGCGGGAATGCTTGACAAGGCACTTGGTAAAATAAACTGGGATATGGAAGCGGAGGCCATCGAGCGCCTGATCCGGGGCCTGAATCCCTGGCCGAGCGCCTACACCTCCTATGAGGGAAAGACGTTAAAGTTCTGGGATGCAGAGGTAGTTCCCTGTGATGATGCAAAAGCAACGCCGGAAGCCGTAAACGGGCAGATTGTCGGCGTTTTGAAGAACAGTTTTCTTATAAAAACGGGAAAAGGCTGCCTGAAGATTAATGAACTTCAGCTGGAAGGCAAAAAGAGGATGGATACGGGCGCATTTCTGCGCGGGTATCCGGTGAAAGAGGGGACAGTTCTGGGAGAATAA
- the def gene encoding peptide deformylase yields the protein MAIRSIRTMGDEVLEKECKPVKEMTEHTAELIEDMFETMYEANGVGLAAPQVGIRKQIVVIDVDDGNQYVLINPEITETEGSQTGSEGCLSVPGKTGIVTRPEKVKVKALNAKMEEFELEGEGLLARAICHECDHLKGQLYVSLVEGKLEDVMMEEEED from the coding sequence ATGGCAATCAGATCAATCAGAACCATGGGGGACGAAGTCCTCGAAAAAGAGTGTAAACCTGTTAAGGAGATGACGGAGCATACCGCTGAGTTAATAGAAGATATGTTTGAGACGATGTACGAGGCGAACGGAGTCGGCCTCGCGGCTCCTCAGGTGGGAATCAGAAAGCAGATCGTCGTAATCGATGTGGACGACGGCAATCAGTATGTGCTGATTAACCCGGAGATTACGGAGACGGAAGGCAGCCAGACCGGTTCGGAAGGCTGTCTGAGCGTACCGGGCAAGACGGGTATCGTCACAAGACCGGAAAAAGTAAAGGTAAAAGCCTTAAATGCAAAAATGGAAGAGTTTGAGCTGGAGGGTGAAGGACTTCTTGCAAGGGCAATCTGCCATGAATGCGACCATCTGAAGGGGCAGCTCTATGTAAGCCTTGTGGAAGGCAAACTGGAAGATGTGATGATGGAAGAGGAAGAGGATTAA
- the priA gene encoding primosomal protein N', with the protein MTKYTYADIIIDISHEKVDRTFQYRIPEELAGEIYVGVRVKVPFGNGNAARNGFVVGLSNTPEFDTERMKEIAGVVTGSISVQSQLIQLAWWMRKTYGSTMNQALKTVLPVKQKMKPKEKKSIRCLLEKEELRDAIAEAEKKNYKARLRLLKALAETPVIPSEVAEAQLQITAATLKPMLEKGQVEILKREVYRTPFKSLTHTGAAASLNEEQKAAAGRFLTEYDAGLRNTYLLYGITGSGKTEVYMELMDHVLNQGRQVILLIPEIALTYQTVMRFYSRFGDRIAIINSRLSAGERYDQWERAAKGEVSVMIGPRSALFTPFQDLGLIIIDEEHEGAYKSETMPRYHARDVAQKRAELCSASLVLGSATPSMEAYTRAVSGEYRLLALKNRAVSGSALSQVDVVDLRKEMTEGNKSMFSRRLAQLIEDRLMKKEQIMLFINRRGYSNFISCRSCGEAVKCPHCDVSLTLHKNNRLVCHYCGYSVPLMKLCPSCGSPYIAGFGAGTQKLQELTQNAFPQARILRMDADTTARKGGHEEILAAFSAHEADILIGTQMIVKGHDFGNVTLVGIMAADLSLNTPDYRCSERTFQLLTQAAGRAGRGSLSGNVVIQTYQPEHYAIVTAAEQNYEEFYRQEMVYRRMMSYPPACFMQAVLFSANSERQLELCSGLALAAVEAMGYTEKEVQIIGPVRAPVYKVNDIYRKILYIKSKNCDILDKIRCNIETLAAGDEKFKTLSLQFDVS; encoded by the coding sequence ATGACAAAATACACCTATGCCGATATAATTATTGATATATCCCATGAGAAGGTAGACCGTACGTTTCAGTACAGGATACCGGAAGAATTGGCGGGAGAAATCTATGTGGGGGTGCGCGTTAAGGTGCCCTTCGGCAATGGGAACGCGGCCCGTAACGGGTTCGTGGTAGGCTTAAGCAACACGCCTGAATTTGATACGGAACGGATGAAAGAGATAGCTGGGGTTGTGACCGGGAGTATATCGGTCCAGTCCCAGCTAATTCAGCTTGCATGGTGGATGCGTAAGACATACGGTTCCACGATGAACCAGGCGCTTAAAACGGTCCTTCCGGTCAAGCAGAAGATGAAGCCGAAGGAGAAGAAGAGCATCCGCTGCCTGCTTGAAAAAGAGGAGCTTCGGGATGCCATAGCCGAGGCGGAGAAAAAGAATTATAAGGCCAGGCTCCGGCTGTTGAAAGCGCTTGCCGAGACGCCCGTGATTCCTTCGGAGGTGGCGGAAGCCCAGCTCCAGATCACGGCTGCTACGTTAAAGCCGATGCTCGAAAAGGGACAGGTGGAGATTTTAAAGAGGGAGGTATACAGGACTCCCTTCAAATCCCTGACCCACACCGGCGCCGCGGCCAGCTTGAATGAAGAACAGAAGGCGGCGGCCGGGCGGTTCCTTACGGAGTACGATGCAGGACTTCGGAACACCTATCTTCTTTATGGAATTACGGGCAGCGGAAAGACGGAAGTTTACATGGAGCTGATGGATCATGTATTAAACCAGGGCAGGCAGGTAATCCTTTTGATACCGGAGATTGCGCTGACCTACCAGACCGTCATGCGCTTTTACAGCCGTTTTGGGGATCGGATTGCAATTATCAATTCCAGGCTTTCGGCAGGCGAGCGCTACGACCAGTGGGAACGCGCGGCAAAGGGAGAGGTCTCGGTGATGATAGGACCCCGTTCTGCGCTGTTCACCCCATTTCAGGATCTGGGGCTGATTATCATAGACGAGGAGCATGAGGGCGCCTATAAGAGTGAAACCATGCCGCGTTACCATGCCAGGGACGTGGCGCAGAAGAGGGCTGAACTGTGTAGCGCCAGCCTGGTGCTCGGGTCGGCCACGCCGTCCATGGAGGCTTATACCAGGGCGGTGAGCGGCGAATACAGGCTCCTGGCCCTCAAAAACAGGGCGGTGAGCGGCAGCGCCCTTTCACAGGTGGACGTCGTCGATTTGCGGAAGGAGATGACCGAGGGGAATAAGAGCATGTTCAGCAGGAGGCTTGCACAGCTGATAGAGGACAGGCTGATGAAAAAAGAGCAGATCATGCTTTTTATCAACAGAAGGGGATATTCCAACTTCATTTCCTGCCGTTCCTGTGGTGAGGCTGTTAAATGCCCTCACTGCGACGTATCGCTCACACTCCATAAGAACAACCGTCTTGTCTGCCATTACTGCGGCTATTCGGTGCCCCTGATGAAGCTCTGCCCGTCCTGCGGCTCACCCTATATAGCCGGTTTCGGCGCGGGTACGCAAAAGCTCCAGGAACTGACGCAGAACGCCTTTCCGCAGGCCAGGATTCTCAGGATGGACGCCGATACGACGGCACGCAAGGGAGGCCATGAAGAGATTCTGGCCGCGTTTTCCGCACACGAGGCGGATATCCTGATCGGCACGCAGATGATCGTAAAGGGCCATGATTTCGGCAATGTGACCCTGGTCGGAATTATGGCGGCCGACCTGTCCCTGAATACGCCGGATTACCGCTGCAGTGAGAGGACGTTCCAGCTTTTAACCCAGGCGGCGGGCCGGGCCGGAAGAGGCAGCCTTTCCGGAAATGTAGTGATTCAGACTTACCAGCCGGAGCATTATGCCATTGTCACGGCGGCGGAACAGAATTATGAAGAATTTTACCGGCAGGAGATGGTTTACCGCAGGATGATGAGTTATCCGCCTGCCTGTTTCATGCAGGCCGTGCTCTTTTCGGCGAACAGTGAAAGACAGCTGGAACTTTGCTCGGGCCTTGCCCTGGCCGCGGTGGAGGCCATGGGATACACGGAAAAAGAAGTCCAAATCATAGGCCCCGTCAGGGCTCCCGTATACAAAGTTAATGATATATACAGAAAAATTTTATATATAAAGAGTAAAAATTGTGATATACTTGATAAAATCAGGTGTAATATCGAAACATTGGCGGCAGGGGATGAGAAGTTCAAAACACTGTCACTTCAGTTTGATGTGTCATAG
- the murF gene encoding UDP-N-acetylmuramoyl-tripeptide--D-alanyl-D-alanine ligase: MENIRVKEIVEAVNGRLLCGSDETPLKHISIDSRSMKGADLFVPLIGEKADAHGFLKQAFENGAAASLTSEHDEAPEKITGALIRVEDTKKALQDIGRYIRERLTLPLVGITGSVGKTTTREMVAAALSAGYRTFKTPANHNSQVGVPITISEISNEDGIGVLELGMSEPGEMEVIADIARVDTAVITNIGVTHIENLGSRENILKEKLHIQDGMNAGGTLFLNGDNDLLQNVKAKEGCSTVYYGLGENCGYRAVNIAFDNGRPSFDMVHGDTVLPVRLEVMGEHNILNALAALAVADHYGVPLKDAAESLREFGGFKNRQQIYVTGGITVIDDTYNASPDSMKAGIRVLASLADCRRRIAVLADMKELGENAPLFHREIGTFLTGQPVDEVVVYGELAEEIAKGAEGKIKTAVFKEAQKEEMTQYLETLLLEGDAVLFKGSNSMKLGETAAHFIRRGTIE, translated from the coding sequence ATGGAAAATATCAGGGTAAAAGAGATTGTGGAGGCGGTAAACGGCCGTCTCCTCTGCGGCAGTGATGAAACGCCGTTAAAACATATAAGCATTGATTCCAGAAGCATGAAAGGAGCGGATCTTTTTGTGCCCCTGATCGGTGAAAAGGCGGATGCACACGGTTTTTTAAAGCAGGCCTTTGAAAACGGCGCGGCGGCTTCACTGACCTCGGAGCACGATGAGGCGCCGGAGAAAATCACAGGGGCGCTCATCCGGGTGGAGGATACGAAGAAAGCCCTTCAGGATATCGGCAGGTATATCAGGGAGCGTCTCACGCTGCCTCTTGTCGGCATTACCGGAAGTGTGGGGAAGACCACGACCAGGGAGATGGTTGCGGCGGCGCTTTCGGCGGGTTACAGGACCTTTAAGACGCCTGCCAACCATAACAGCCAGGTGGGAGTCCCGATTACAATATCCGAAATTTCAAACGAAGATGGAATCGGCGTTTTGGAGCTGGGGATGAGCGAACCGGGGGAGATGGAAGTGATAGCGGATATCGCCCGTGTGGATACGGCCGTGATTACCAACATCGGCGTAACACATATTGAAAATCTCGGTTCCAGGGAGAATATCCTGAAAGAAAAGCTTCATATCCAGGATGGAATGAATGCAGGCGGAACCCTGTTTTTGAACGGAGACAACGATTTGCTTCAGAATGTGAAGGCCAAAGAAGGCTGCAGTACGGTCTATTACGGGCTGGGGGAAAACTGCGGTTACCGTGCCGTAAACATTGCCTTTGACAATGGCCGCCCCTCCTTTGATATGGTCCATGGGGACACGGTGCTGCCGGTAAGGCTGGAAGTGATGGGGGAGCACAACATATTGAACGCACTGGCTGCTCTGGCAGTGGCGGATCACTATGGCGTGCCCTTAAAAGATGCGGCGGAGTCGCTCAGGGAATTCGGCGGCTTCAAAAACCGCCAGCAGATCTATGTAACCGGAGGCATCACGGTGATCGATGATACCTACAATGCAAGTCCCGATTCCATGAAGGCGGGAATCCGTGTCCTGGCATCGCTTGCGGACTGCAGGAGAAGAATTGCCGTCCTGGCCGATATGAAAGAGCTGGGGGAAAACGCTCCCCTGTTCCACCGCGAAATCGGAACCTTCCTGACGGGACAGCCGGTGGATGAAGTAGTGGTTTACGGGGAACTGGCAGAGGAGATTGCAAAAGGTGCGGAAGGGAAAATCAAAACCGCAGTCTTTAAAGAGGCGCAGAAGGAAGAGATGACGCAGTATCTTGAAACACTTCTTCTGGAAGGCGACGCCGTGCTTTTCAAAGGTTCCAACAGCATGAAGCTGGGGGAGACGGCTGCACACTTTATCCGGAGAGGAACGATTGAATGA
- a CDS encoding UDP-N-acetylmuramoyl-L-alanyl-D-glutamate--2,6-diaminopimelate ligase, which yields MKLREWLSEMKYELLQGKLDEEVNEVVYDSRKAVEHSVFICMRGANVDSHKFIPDVIAKGTRVLVTEEAVEVPSDITVLKVENGRNALSLLSAARFGYPARKMTTIGVTGTKGKTTSTYMIKAILEAAGEKTGLIGTNGAIIGEEHYQTMNTTPESYLLQQYFAKMVEQGCRYMVMEVSSQSYLMHRVDGIFFDYSIFLNISNDHIGPNEHASFEEYLYYKKQLLQNSRLCLVNRDDGHYSDIIEGSKAEIKTFSMEHDADFRAGDVKYIREDNFVGLDFKMTGEYNIELRVNVPGLFNVYNAMAAAGVCSYLGLPADKVAHAMEHMQVDGRMEIVYKSAKCTVIVDYAHNAVSMESLLRTLRDYNPRRLVVVFGCGGNRAKDRRYSMGEIGGKLADLSIITADNSRFEKVEDILTDIKTGLARTTGKFIEIPDRREAIEYSLSHAEDGDIIAIIGKGHENYQEIEGVRHPFLDRTVVEEAVKKLGMLE from the coding sequence ATGAAACTTAGAGAATGGCTTAGTGAGATGAAATATGAGCTTCTGCAGGGAAAACTGGACGAAGAGGTAAACGAGGTGGTCTACGACTCCAGGAAGGCCGTGGAGCATTCGGTGTTTATCTGCATGCGGGGAGCGAATGTGGATTCCCACAAATTTATCCCGGACGTCATTGCAAAGGGAACCAGGGTTCTGGTGACGGAGGAGGCGGTGGAAGTGCCTTCCGATATCACGGTTTTAAAGGTTGAAAACGGAAGGAATGCCCTTTCCCTGCTTTCGGCCGCCCGTTTTGGATACCCGGCCAGAAAGATGACGACGATAGGCGTGACAGGAACAAAAGGAAAGACCACATCGACTTATATGATAAAAGCGATCCTGGAGGCGGCGGGGGAAAAAACCGGCCTGATAGGTACCAATGGGGCGATTATCGGGGAGGAACATTACCAGACCATGAATACCACCCCGGAATCCTATCTCCTGCAGCAGTATTTTGCAAAGATGGTGGAACAGGGCTGCCGCTACATGGTGATGGAAGTCTCCTCCCAGAGCTATCTGATGCACCGGGTGGATGGAATCTTTTTCGACTATTCCATCTTCCTCAATATTTCCAACGATCATATCGGACCGAATGAGCATGCCAGTTTTGAGGAATATCTTTACTATAAAAAACAGCTTCTGCAGAACAGCCGCCTATGCCTCGTGAACCGGGACGACGGACATTACAGTGATATCATCGAGGGCTCTAAAGCGGAGATTAAGACATTTTCAATGGAGCACGACGCGGACTTCCGGGCCGGGGATGTGAAGTACATAAGGGAAGACAATTTCGTCGGCCTTGATTTTAAGATGACCGGGGAGTACAACATCGAACTCCGGGTGAATGTCCCGGGACTTTTCAATGTTTATAATGCGATGGCTGCCGCAGGAGTGTGCAGTTATCTGGGGTTACCGGCGGATAAGGTGGCTCACGCCATGGAACACATGCAGGTGGACGGCCGGATGGAGATTGTCTACAAATCGGCAAAGTGCACGGTGATCGTCGATTACGCCCACAATGCGGTCAGCATGGAGAGCCTTTTAAGGACCCTCAGGGACTACAACCCCAGGCGCCTCGTCGTTGTCTTCGGCTGCGGCGGGAACCGGGCGAAGGACAGAAGGTATTCCATGGGAGAAATCGGCGGAAAACTGGCGGATCTTTCGATTATTACGGCGGACAATTCACGTTTTGAGAAGGTGGAAGACATCCTCACGGATATTAAAACAGGCCTTGCCAGGACGACGGGAAAGTTCATCGAGATTCCAGACCGGCGGGAAGCCATCGAATACAGCCTGTCTCACGCAGAAGACGGAGATATCATCGCGATAATCGGTAAAGGACATGAGAATTACCAGGAAATCGAGGGCGTAAGGCATCCGTTCTTAGACAGGACCGTGGTGGAGGAAGCCGTCAAAAAGCTTGGGATGTTAGAATAG
- a CDS encoding DNA translocase FtsK 4TM domain-containing protein, whose translation MFGGLDTVAGTSRKKQDTGSRKKQAGTTNTKRSGTGRKKAAPAVEENNFMGTEVAIIVSFAVSVLLFLSNFGLCGAVGDFFRKVMLGVFGSMGYAAPVLLFLGTCFYMSNRGNYRAFLKMGAVVIVLLALCGLDQMTFGGGLKEGWKLGQYYVQSGTSGDGGGFAGGALVLMLCPALGKVGTYLVLIVALILGAVCITEKSLVSLVKKGSGRAYEYAREDMSRRREIHEERREEKRRMREEQRVRGVDLDATNLNDAPLMREFAAGIPEGTLLAADDTAMDMEADIPAKQTVSGGENMKRPGNPADIFRGSIAMPHYAAETDEEEEAAESEWRNAEGDEKPAPASDIKKEGRKRDRGSEETDDILKNIYVRRDTRTFEEFSGEEREIGGRHPGFTAVNTSDYAEEEIPWDGGEDPEGYYTESYVEPSPEPEHFDDSEQVNRFYDEYEGTEPYGSAEANYIEDEIYEDTDAGAPEDEGLNYDSFYIPEEPKTVVTSSGKVIETDTEMVRKTMEKKRAEKKARPEDELSVNEQIEKRAEADKVVKKEYKVPPLDLLKKGTKNNGGFSEKEYKETAIKLQQTLQNFGVGVTVTNISCGPSVTRYELHPEQGVKVSKIVALSDDIKLNLAAADIRIEAPIPGKAAVGIEVPNKENNVVLLRDLLESEDFKRHGSRMAFAVGKDIAGQVVVTDIAKMPHLLIAGATGSGKSVCINTLIMSMIYKAKPDEVKLIMIDPKVVELSVYNGIPHLLIPVVTDPKKASGALNWAVAEMTDRYNKFAKYNVRDLKGYNEKVESIADVDDDKKPEKLPQIVIIVDELADLMMVAPGEVEDSICRLAQLARAAGIHLVIATQRPSVNVITGLIKANIPSRIAFSVSSGVDSRTIIDMNGAEKLLGKGDMLFYPSGYQKPQRVQGAFVSDQEVSRVVEFLTEQGMTADYNPEVESKISTASFSDGPSGGSDRDAYFVQAGRFIIEKDKASIGMLQRMFKIGFNRAARIMDQLADAGVVGEEEGTKPRKVLMTMEQFENMMSE comes from the coding sequence ATGTTTGGAGGCTTAGATACAGTGGCAGGCACGAGCAGGAAGAAACAGGATACAGGCAGCAGGAAGAAGCAGGCGGGTACGACGAACACAAAGCGTTCAGGCACTGGTAGAAAAAAGGCGGCTCCGGCCGTTGAAGAGAATAATTTTATGGGAACGGAAGTGGCGATTATTGTTTCATTTGCAGTATCGGTGCTTTTGTTTTTGAGTAACTTTGGCCTTTGCGGCGCAGTGGGCGATTTTTTCCGCAAGGTGATGCTGGGAGTGTTCGGGAGCATGGGTTACGCGGCGCCGGTACTCCTCTTTTTGGGCACCTGTTTTTATATGTCTAACAGGGGAAATTACAGGGCGTTTTTGAAAATGGGAGCCGTAGTTATCGTGCTCCTTGCACTCTGCGGCCTGGATCAGATGACATTTGGCGGCGGGCTGAAAGAGGGCTGGAAACTGGGGCAGTACTATGTCCAGTCGGGAACCAGCGGCGATGGCGGCGGATTTGCGGGCGGAGCGCTTGTGCTGATGCTCTGTCCGGCCCTTGGAAAGGTGGGCACCTATCTTGTCCTGATCGTCGCTTTGATTCTGGGCGCCGTGTGCATTACGGAGAAGTCCCTGGTAAGCCTTGTGAAAAAGGGCAGCGGACGAGCCTATGAATATGCCAGGGAAGATATGAGCAGGAGACGTGAAATCCATGAAGAGCGCAGGGAAGAGAAGAGGCGCATGAGGGAAGAACAGCGCGTGCGCGGTGTGGATTTGGACGCCACCAACTTAAATGACGCTCCGCTGATGCGTGAATTTGCGGCCGGTATACCGGAGGGAACCCTGCTGGCCGCCGACGATACGGCCATGGATATGGAAGCGGATATCCCGGCAAAGCAGACGGTGAGCGGCGGGGAGAATATGAAACGGCCCGGAAATCCGGCCGATATTTTCCGTGGAAGCATTGCCATGCCCCATTATGCCGCTGAAACGGATGAAGAGGAAGAAGCAGCCGAATCGGAGTGGAGAAACGCTGAGGGCGATGAAAAACCGGCCCCCGCTTCGGACATCAAGAAGGAAGGCAGAAAGAGGGACAGGGGCAGCGAGGAGACGGATGATATCCTTAAGAACATCTATGTAAGGCGCGATACCAGGACCTTTGAAGAATTTTCCGGTGAGGAGCGCGAGATAGGCGGCAGGCACCCCGGTTTTACAGCCGTGAACACGTCCGATTATGCGGAGGAGGAAATCCCCTGGGACGGTGGAGAGGATCCGGAGGGCTACTATACGGAATCTTATGTGGAGCCGTCTCCCGAGCCGGAGCATTTTGACGATTCGGAACAGGTGAACCGTTTCTATGATGAATATGAAGGAACCGAGCCGTACGGAAGCGCGGAGGCAAACTACATAGAAGATGAAATTTACGAAGATACGGACGCAGGCGCACCGGAAGACGAAGGGCTTAATTATGACAGTTTCTATATCCCGGAGGAGCCTAAGACCGTTGTCACGTCATCGGGCAAGGTGATCGAGACGGATACGGAGATGGTCCGCAAGACCATGGAGAAGAAGAGGGCGGAGAAAAAAGCCCGGCCCGAGGACGAATTGAGCGTCAATGAACAGATTGAAAAAAGAGCCGAGGCCGATAAGGTCGTCAAGAAGGAATACAAGGTTCCTCCGCTGGATTTACTGAAAAAGGGAACAAAGAACAACGGAGGATTTTCCGAAAAAGAGTATAAGGAGACGGCCATCAAGCTGCAGCAGACACTGCAGAATTTCGGCGTCGGCGTTACGGTTACCAATATCAGCTGCGGTCCGTCCGTAACAAGGTATGAGCTTCACCCGGAACAGGGCGTGAAGGTCAGCAAGATTGTCGCGCTCTCGGATGACATCAAGCTCAACCTGGCAGCCGCGGATATCCGTATCGAGGCTCCGATCCCCGGAAAAGCGGCCGTAGGCATCGAGGTTCCCAATAAGGAAAATAACGTGGTCCTGCTCCGCGATCTGCTGGAGTCGGAGGACTTTAAACGTCACGGTTCCCGGATGGCGTTCGCCGTCGGCAAGGATATCGCGGGACAGGTGGTTGTGACCGATATTGCGAAGATGCCCCATCTTCTGATTGCCGGCGCCACCGGTTCCGGTAAATCGGTGTGTATCAATACGCTCATTATGAGTATGATTTACAAAGCAAAACCCGACGAGGTCAAGCTTATCATGATTGACCCGAAAGTCGTGGAACTCAGCGTATACAACGGAATCCCGCATCTTCTGATTCCGGTTGTAACCGATCCGAAGAAGGCGTCCGGCGCCCTGAACTGGGCCGTGGCGGAGATGACGGACCGCTATAATAAATTTGCCAAATACAATGTCAGGGATTTAAAAGGCTACAACGAAAAGGTAGAGTCCATTGCAGATGTTGACGATGATAAGAAGCCGGAGAAGCTTCCACAGATTGTCATTATCGTGGACGAGCTTGCGGATCTTATGATGGTAGCCCCGGGTGAGGTGGAGGATTCCATCTGCCGTCTGGCCCAGCTGGCCCGCGCCGCAGGCATCCATCTTGTTATTGCCACCCAGAGGCCGTCTGTCAATGTCATTACGGGTCTCATTAAGGCTAATATTCCGTCCAGAATCGCATTCTCCGTATCATCGGGCGTGGATTCCAGGACAATTATCGATATGAACGGTGCGGAGAAGCTGCTTGGAAAGGGAGATATGCTCTTTTATCCTTCCGGTTACCAGAAACCGCAGCGTGTGCAGGGCGCCTTTGTCTCGGATCAGGAGGTATCGCGCGTCGTTGAATTCCTGACGGAGCAGGGAATGACGGCAGATTATAATCCCGAGGTGGAGTCCAAAATCAGCACCGCGTCCTTCAGTGACGGTCCTTCCGGAGGCAGTGACCGGGATGCCTATTTTGTCCAGGCGGGCCGGTTTATTATTGAGAAAGACAAGGCATCTATCGGAATGCTGCAGAGAATGTTCAAGATCGGTTTCAACAGGGCCGCCAGAATCATGGATCAGTTAGCCGACGCAGGCGTTGTCGGGGAAGAGGAGGGCACAAAGCCCAGAAAAGTCCTGATGACCATGGAACAGTTCGAGAATATGATGAGTGAATAA